In the Bacillus sp. HSf4 genome, TACAAAAGATCTTGCAGAGCATGTGGAGGATACTGACATCTGCATCAACACCGTTCCAAGTCTCATCCTTGATCAAAAAGCGCTCGCGCGAATGACGCCGAGAACATTAATTCTCGATTTAGCAACCCGTCCCGGAGGCACAGATTTTGACTTTGCCGAAAAACAGGGCATTAAAGCCCTGCTCGCTCCCGGACTTCCCGGGATTGTCGCGCCGAAAACGGCTGGTCAGATCATCGCCAATGTTTTGTGCAACCTTTTATCACAAACAACAACCGACCGAAAGGGGCTGTCATAATGTCGATCAAAGGGAAAAGAATCGGATTTGGCCTTACAGGCTCACACTGTACGTATGATGCCGTATTTCCGCAAATCGAAGAGCTTGTCAACAAAGGGGCGGAAGTCAGACCGATCGTGACGCATACTGTCAGATCGACGGACACACGCTTTGGAGAAGGGCAGGAGTGGGTAAGGAAAATCGAAGAACTGACAGGTTTTGATTGTATTGATTCCATTCCGAAAGCTGAGCCCCTCGGCCCCAAAACACCGCTTGACTGCATGGTGATCGCGCCTTTAACGGGTAACTCGATGAGCAAGCTCGCAAACGCGATGACGGACTCTCCGGTGCTGATGGCGGCGAAGGCGACGGTTCGAAACTCGCGTCCGGTCGTCCTTGGCATTTCCACAAATGATGCCCTCGGCCTCAACGGCGTCAACCTGATGAGGCTGATGACGACAAAAAACATCTTCTTCATCCCATTCGGGCAGGATGACCCTTACAAAAAGCCGAATTCCCTCGTCGCCAAAATGGACCTTTTGCTGCCGGCGGTCGAAGAAGCGCTGTTTCATAAACAAATTCAGCCCGTTCTTGTCAATCATGAGCAATAATTTAAAGATGTAACAAAAAATATCAATCACCCCGGCTCACTTCTATGTTAAAATAAAATGTAAAATGCATAGTCAACCAATCGTTACGACGATTAAGGTGGAAGGAGTTTTACAATTGGGCAGAGGATTACATGTAGCAGTAGTTGGTGCGACAGGCGCTGTAGGACAGCAAATGCTAAAAACGCTAGAAGACAGAAACTTTGAACTGGATAAACTGACTTTATTATCCTCAAAGCGTTCGGCAGGTACGAAGCTGACATTCAAAGGTGAAGAGCATATTGTAGAAGAAGCTAAACCGGAAAGCTTTGAAGGCGTAAACATCGCGCTGTTCAGCGCCGGGGGAGGCGTTTCAAAGGCGCTTGCCCATGAAGCGGTCAAACGCGGGGCGATCGTCATTGACAACACGAGCGCGTTTCGAATGGATGAAAACACTCCGCTCGTCGTGCCTGAGGTTAATGAGGAAGATTTGCATCAGCATAACGGCATCATCGCAAACCCGAACTGTTCGACGATCCAAATGGTCGTTGCGCTTGAGCCGATCCGCAAGGCTTTCGGCTTGAATAAAGTCATCGTCTCAACCTACCAGGCTGTGTCAGGTGCCGGAAATGAAGCGATAAAAGAGCTCTACGGCCAAACGGAAGCAATTTTAAACGAAAAGCCGTTCGAGCCTGAAATCATGCCGGTCAAAAGCGATGAAAAACACTATCAAATCGCATTTAACGCTATTCCTCAAATCGATAAGTTCCAGGAGAACGGGTTTACGTTTGAGGAAATGAAAATGATAAATGAAACGAAAAAGATTATGCACATGCCTGAACTTCAAGTCTCAGCGACATGTGTCAGACTGCCGATTGCAACAGGACATTCGGAATCCGTCTATATCGAAACAGACCGTGACGATGTAACGGCAGAAGATATCAAAAACCTGTTAAAAGAAGCTCCTGGCGTCATCCTTCAAGACGACCCGGCAGAACAGGTATATCCAATGCCTGCCGATGCAGTGGGAAAACGAGATGTGTTTGTCGGACGGGTGCGCAAAGACCTCGACCGGCCAAACGGCTTTCATCTCTGGGTTGTTTCCGACAACCTGCTCAAAGGCGCGGCTTGGAATTCTGTTCAAATCGCAGAAAGCTTAAAAGCTTTAAACTTAGTTTAATGTAAAGATTTCTAACGGGACATTGGAAGAAGAGAGTAAGGCTTTAAACAGCCTGCTCTCTTCTGTTACGTCCGAAATCAACTTGGAGTGAAATAAATTGAAAATCATCGTTCAAAAATTTGGAGGAACGTCTGTAAAGGACGACCGAGGCAGAAAACTCGCTTTAAGCCATATCCAAGGTGCGGTCAATGAAGGATACAAAGCGGTTGTTGTCGTATCGGCGATGGGCCGGAAAGGCGACCCGTATGCAACCGATTCATTGCTTGAGCTGCTATACGGCGGTCAGGATGCGATTACCGAGCGGGAGCAGGATATGCTCTTGTCATGCGGTGAAACGATCTCTTCTGTTGTATTTGCGAGCATGCTTTTGGAAAACGGAATTAAAGCCGCGGCTTTAACAGGTGCACAGGCCGGGTTTTTAACGGATAACCAGCATACGAACGCCAAAATTCTCGAAATGAAACCGGAGCGTCTTGTCAGCATGCTGGCCGAACATGATGCGGTTGTCGTCGCCGGTTTTCAAGGGGCAACTGCAAAAGGCGACATCACAACGATCGGCAGAGGCGGAAGCGATACTTCGGCCGCCGCGCTCGGAGCGGCATTGGATGCGGAATTCATCGATATCTTCACAGATGTCGAAGGCGTCATGACCGCAGATCCGCGAATCGTTGAAAAAGCAAAGCCGCTGCCTGTCATTACCTATACGGAAATCTGCAATTTGGCCTACCAGGGTGCGAAGGTGATCCATCCGAGAGCGGTAGAAATTGCCATGCAGGCAAAGGTGCCGATTCGTGTTCGGTCGACATATTCAAAAGAACCCGGAACACTTGTAACCAGCCACCATACCTCTAAGGCCGGAAGCGATGTGTTTGAGCGGCTCATCACGGGAATCGCCCATGTAAAAGATGTGACCCAGTTTAAGGTTCCGGCAAAAGAAGGACAATATAATGTACAGACCGAAGTGTTTAAAGCGATGGCCAATGCTGGGATCAGCGTTGACTTCTTTAATATTACACCAAGTGAAATTGTATATACGGTCGCCGGAAGCATGACAGACAAGGCGCTCGGGATACTGAAAGATTTGGGCTATGAACCTGTCGTGACGAAAAACTGTGCGAAGGTCTCAGCAGTCGGTGCCGGTATTATGGGAGTGCCGGGCGTCACCTCAAAAATCGTTACCGCCTTGTCGGAAAAAGGCATTCCGATCCTGCAGTCCGCTGACAGCCATACGACGATCTGGGTGCTCGTTCACGAGGAAAATATGGCAACGGCCGTAAACGCTTTGCACGAAGTGTTTGAACTATCAAAATAAATGTGATTGAATCATGATGAGGTGAAAAAAATGAATTTCGGAAATATTGCAACCGCAATGGTTACGCCTTTTGACAAAAATGAAAACGTCGATTTTCAGAAATTGTCAAAGCTGATTGATTATTTATTGAACAACGGGACGGATTCCCTTGTTGTCGCAGGAACAACCGGGGAATCGCCGACACTGTCTGAAGAAGAAAAAGTCGCGCTCTTTCAACATTCGGTTAAGGAAGCAGCCGGCCGCGCACCTATTATCGCCGGTACGGGGAGCAACAATACGAAGGCTTCCATCAAACTGACAAAAAAAGCGGAGGAAGCCGGAGTAGACGCCGTGATGCTCGTTGTCCCGTACTATAATAAACCTTCCCAGGAAGGAATGTACCGCCACTTCAAAGCGATCGCTGAAGAAACATCGCTTCCGGTCATGCTTTATAATGTTCCGGGCAGAACGATGGCTTCACTGGCGCCCGAAACAACGATCCGTCTGGCGGAAATTCCGAATATCGTTGCGATTAAAGAAGCGAGCGGCGACCTTGATGCGATCACGAAAATCGTTGCGGAAACGCCGGACGATTTTGCCGTGTATTCAGGCGACGACAGCTTGACTTTGCCGGCTTTGTCCGTGGGAGCGAGGGGAATTGTTTCCGTTGCATCACACATCATCGGACCGGAAATGCAGGAGATGATGAAACATTATATAGACGGGAATGCGAAAGAGGCAGCCTTGCTCCATCAAAAGCTGCTTCCGCTGATGAAAGGTCTTTTCGCCGCTCCGAATCCGTCTCCTTTAAAGACGGCTCTTCAGCTGAAGGGTCTTGACGTCGGTTCTGTCAGACTCCCATTAATTCCGCTAAATGAAGAAGAGCGACTCCATTTAAGCAGCCTGATGAACAGTTTGTAAAAGGAGTACGGACGAAAACGGTCATTCTCTTTTGGAGGGGATGGCCGTTTGTCATATACATAATGGTTCTTGTTTTCTAAAATTAGATTCAGGTATAATAGGGACAAGTGATGATGGACGGGTACTTAGATTAGGAGGATTACAATTTGAAAAAAAATACAGAAGCTATTAGAATCATCGCCTTAGGTGGCGTCGGGGAGATCGGAAAAAACCTTTATGTCATTGAAATCGACTCTGACATATTCGTGGTTGACGCCGGACTCATGCATCCAGAAAATGAAATGCTGGGAATCGATGTGGTCATCCCGGACATTTCATATTTAATCGAACGAGCTGACCGCGTGAAGGCGATTTTTCTGACACACGGACACGAAGAAAACATCGGGGGCGTTTTTTACTGCCTGAACAAACTATCTGTGCCTGTTTACGGAACGAAGCTGACACTTGCCCTTTTAAAAGAAACGTTAAAGCAGTACGGCTCCAATAAAAAAGCCGATTTAAGAGAAGTCCACTCCAAGTCGGTGATTACATTTGAATCAACGAAAGTATCATTTTTCAGGACAAACCACAGCATCCCGGATTCCGTCGGTGTCAGTTTTAAAACATCTCTCGGATCCATCGTGTGCACTGGGGATTTCAAATTTGACCAAACACCGGTTTTAAATCAGACCAGTGATATCGGTGAAATCGCCAAAATCGGCAACAGCGGTGTCCTGTGTCTGCTTTCTGACAGCGCCAATGCGGAAAAACCGGGCTATACGCCTTCAGAGGCCGTTGTCGGCGGCGAGATTTCCGATGTGATGTATAACGCTGAAAACCGTGTGATCATTGCTGCATTCGCATCAAACTTCAACCGCATTCAGCAGGTGATTGATGCGGCGTTGCAAAACGGCAGAAAGCTTGCGGTTTCCGGAAAAAACATCTCCTCCATTTTGCAGCTTGCCATCAAGCTTGGCTATGTAACGGCTGACGAGGATATGTTCATTCCTGTCCAGGAAGTCAAAAAACATCCGAAAAAAGAAGTCGCCATTTTGACAGGAGACAATCATGGAGAACCGCTGGCTGCATTGACAAGAATCGCAAAACAAGGGCATAAACAGCTTGATATTGAAGAAGGAGATACGGTTTTAATCGCCTCCTCTCCGGTGCCGGGCCAGGAATTGGTCTATTCCAAAGCCGTCGATCTATTGACAAGAGCGGGCGCACAAGTCGTGTTCGCACAAAAGCGCGTCCATGTATCAGGCCACGGTTGCCAGGAAGAGCTGAAGCTGATGCTGAACCTGCTGAAGCCGAAGTATTTAATCCCTGTAAACGGCGAATACAGAATGCAAAAAGCACACTCCAAGCTGGCTGAAGAAATCGGGATGAAGAGAAGCGACATTTTCCTTGTCGAAAAAGGCGATGTTGTTGAGTTCCGCGGCCAAAACGTCAAAATCGGCGATAAGGTGCAATCAGGCAACATCCTGATCGACGGACTCGGTGTCGGCGATATCGGCAACATCGTGCTCAGAGACCGGCGCCTTCTTTCCCAGGACGGAATCTTAATCGTTGTCATTACCCTTGATAAAAAGAAAAAACATCTTGTATCAGGACCCGAAATTATCACGAGAGGTTTTGTCTATGTCAGGGAATCAGAAGAGCTGATCGTTGAAGCGACAGAGCTTGTCAGGGAAATCGTGAAAGAAAGCACGGAAAACGCAGTCGTCGAATGGTCTGCGCTAAAACAGACGATGCGCGACGCATTGAATCAATTCTTATATGAAAGAACGAAACGAAAACCAATGATCATCCCAATCATCATGGAAGTATAAAACCAAGAGGATCCCTCTTGGTTTTTTACATTGTATGAAAAAACCGCCACTGTCCATAATACAAAAGAAACTCGAGAAAGAGGTGAACCAGATGGACTCAAACCCGATACAAAACGGGGACGGCCAAGGGGAGCAGCCGGCCAAACAGGACGGAAAAGACAATCTCGTCAACAAAATTCAGCAGCTTGGCCAAACGTCGCTTCCGCAAATGGGACAGGACTCAAACATCCACTGCCTGACCATCATCGGGCAAATTGAAGGTCATGTTCAGCTTCCTCCCCAAAATAAAACAACAAAGTATGAACACGTGATTCCCCAGATTGTCGCAGTTGAACAAAATCCTAAAATCGAAGGGCTCCTCATCATCTTAAATACTGTGGGCGGTGATGTTGAAGCGGGATTGGCGATAGCGGAAATGCTGGCGTCCCTGTCAAAACCGACCGTGTCAATCGTGCTCGGCGGCGGCCATTCGATCGGTGTTCCAATCGCGGTTTCCTGTGATCACAGCTATATCGCTGAGACCGCGACGATGACGATCCATCCGGTCAGACTGACAGGACTAGTCATCGGTGTTCCGCAAACATTTGAGTACCTTGATAAAATGCAGGAGCGGGTCGTCAACTTTGTCACAAGCCATTCAAATATTTCCGAAGACAAGTTTAAGGAATTGATGTTTTCCAAAGGCAATCTGACGCGTGACATCGGAACAAATGTCGTCGGAAAAGATGCGGTCGAATACGGGTTGATCGACGAAGCGGGCGGCGTCGGACAGGCGATCAACAAGCTCAATGAATTGATTGAACAAAACAGCGGCGGCGAAGAAAGGATGATTCAATGATCCTATACACGACCATGCCGCAGGAAGTCATTTTCGCCGGACAGTCGGAAGGGACGAACTTAAAGCATATAGAAGTTAACGGCATCCCGCTCCTCGTCGAATTGAACGGAGAAGAAGCCCGGGTGGTTCAGGTACTCAGCACAAATCCGATGGATTTTTTAAAACAGGAAACGGCGCCCGGACAAACGCTGAAGCTGACATTTTATAAATAGCTGAAGTGTCGCAAGGATAAATATGCTATAATAGGGGAATCCAGAGGTAAAATTGCAGCCGGAAACAGGCTGCTTTCTCTTTGTTTTAACATTTTTTACAAAGCAGTAAGGTGATGGAGCATGGCAAAAAGAAAACGAAAATCGAAAAAGAAACAAAAACAGGTCAAACGGATAAATCTCAAATTTGAATTGTACGGTTTAATTTGCATCGCCATCTCGATTATTGCGATTCTGCAGCTTGGCGTAGCAGGTCAAACGTTCATTTACATGTTCCGTTTTTTGGCGGGCGAGTGGTTTATTCTCTGTCTGCTTGCTCTCTTTCTAACAGGCGTTTCACTGTTTTGGAAGAAAAAAACGCCTAGCTTTCTGACGAGAAGGAAAGCGGGGCTTTATTGCATCATTGCAAGCCTTTTGCTTCTTTCCCATGTACAGCTGTTTCAGCATTTGGCGGAAAGGGGCATGATCCAGTCTCCAAGCGTGATCCAGAACACGTGGGAGCTGTTTATGATGGATGTGGAAGGCAAGGCGGGCTCTCCTGATCTCGGCGGCGGCATGATTGGAGCGGTGCTGTTTGCGGCATCATATTTTCTGTTCGCATCTGCCGGATCCAAAATCATCGCCATCTTTCTGATTCTGATCGGTCTTTTATTGATCACCGACCGTTCGCTGCAAGAGACGCTGATCAAATGGACGGCCCCGGCGGCGTCATTCATTAAAGATCAATGGCGCGCATTTCTGGCCGATCTGAAGCAATTAAAAAGCCATACAGCGAAAAAGAAATCAGGAAAAAAACGAAAAACGCAGCGGAAGCGAAACACTGCTGAGGAGTCCGGCCTGGAGCCTGAACCCGCAGCTGATCCCGATCCGGTGATTCAATCGGAACCGATCATCTCAAGCTTTTCCGACCGTGATGAACAACCGGAGGTGCAGGCTTATGAAGCACCCGAGCCTGCGGAGGCGGATCCTGAACCGATGCCTTCAGAGAGCCTTGAAACCGCTCCGGAGATTGCGTTTACAGAGCTTGAAAACAAAGACTATCAGCTGCCATCCATCAGTTTATTGGATGATCCGAAACATACCGGCCAGCAAACCGACAAAAAAAACATCTATGATAACGCCAGAAAGCTTGAGAGAACGTTCCAAAGCTTCGGAGTCAAGGCGAAGGTGACACAGGTCCACCTCGGTCCGGCCGTGACAAAGTATGAAGTCTATCCGGACGTCGGCGTCAAAGTGAGCAAGATTGTCAATTTAAGTGATGACTTGGCGCTCGCCTTAGCCGCCAAGGATATCCGCATCGAAGCGCCGATACCCGGAAAATCGGCGATCGGAATCGAAGTGCCGAATGCCGAGGTCGCGATGGTTTCGTTGAAGGAAGTGCTTGAATCCAAGCTCAATGACCGTCCCGATGCAAAGCTGATGATCGGCCTTGGCCGCAATATATCGGGAGAAGCGGTGTTGGCTGAATTAAATAAGATGCCGCACCTTTTAGTCGCAGGTGCGACGGGAAGCGGAAAAAGCGTCTGTGTCAACGGCATCATCACAAGCATTTTAATGAGGGCCAAACCGCATGAAGTGAAGATGATGATGATCGACCCGAAAATGGTCGAACTGAATGTGTATAACGGGATTCCCCATTTGCTCGCGCCTGTTGTGACAGACCCGAAAAAAGCTTCTCAGGCTTTGAAAAAGGTCGTCAATGAGATGGAACGGCGCTATGAGCTGTTTTCTCACACGGGAACGAGAAACATTGAAGGGTAC is a window encoding:
- the asd gene encoding aspartate-semialdehyde dehydrogenase, giving the protein MGRGLHVAVVGATGAVGQQMLKTLEDRNFELDKLTLLSSKRSAGTKLTFKGEEHIVEEAKPESFEGVNIALFSAGGGVSKALAHEAVKRGAIVIDNTSAFRMDENTPLVVPEVNEEDLHQHNGIIANPNCSTIQMVVALEPIRKAFGLNKVIVSTYQAVSGAGNEAIKELYGQTEAILNEKPFEPEIMPVKSDEKHYQIAFNAIPQIDKFQENGFTFEEMKMINETKKIMHMPELQVSATCVRLPIATGHSESVYIETDRDDVTAEDIKNLLKEAPGVILQDDPAEQVYPMPADAVGKRDVFVGRVRKDLDRPNGFHLWVVSDNLLKGAAWNSVQIAESLKALNLV
- the dapG gene encoding aspartate kinase, which gives rise to MKIIVQKFGGTSVKDDRGRKLALSHIQGAVNEGYKAVVVVSAMGRKGDPYATDSLLELLYGGQDAITEREQDMLLSCGETISSVVFASMLLENGIKAAALTGAQAGFLTDNQHTNAKILEMKPERLVSMLAEHDAVVVAGFQGATAKGDITTIGRGGSDTSAAALGAALDAEFIDIFTDVEGVMTADPRIVEKAKPLPVITYTEICNLAYQGAKVIHPRAVEIAMQAKVPIRVRSTYSKEPGTLVTSHHTSKAGSDVFERLITGIAHVKDVTQFKVPAKEGQYNVQTEVFKAMANAGISVDFFNITPSEIVYTVAGSMTDKALGILKDLGYEPVVTKNCAKVSAVGAGIMGVPGVTSKIVTALSEKGIPILQSADSHTTIWVLVHEENMATAVNALHEVFELSK
- the dpaB gene encoding dipicolinate synthase subunit B, with product MMSIKGKRIGFGLTGSHCTYDAVFPQIEELVNKGAEVRPIVTHTVRSTDTRFGEGQEWVRKIEELTGFDCIDSIPKAEPLGPKTPLDCMVIAPLTGNSMSKLANAMTDSPVLMAAKATVRNSRPVVLGISTNDALGLNGVNLMRLMTTKNIFFIPFGQDDPYKKPNSLVAKMDLLLPAVEEALFHKQIQPVLVNHEQ
- a CDS encoding DNA translocase FtsK; amino-acid sequence: MAKRKRKSKKKQKQVKRINLKFELYGLICIAISIIAILQLGVAGQTFIYMFRFLAGEWFILCLLALFLTGVSLFWKKKTPSFLTRRKAGLYCIIASLLLLSHVQLFQHLAERGMIQSPSVIQNTWELFMMDVEGKAGSPDLGGGMIGAVLFAASYFLFASAGSKIIAIFLILIGLLLITDRSLQETLIKWTAPAASFIKDQWRAFLADLKQLKSHTAKKKSGKKRKTQRKRNTAEESGLEPEPAADPDPVIQSEPIISSFSDRDEQPEVQAYEAPEPAEADPEPMPSESLETAPEIAFTELENKDYQLPSISLLDDPKHTGQQTDKKNIYDNARKLERTFQSFGVKAKVTQVHLGPAVTKYEVYPDVGVKVSKIVNLSDDLALALAAKDIRIEAPIPGKSAIGIEVPNAEVAMVSLKEVLESKLNDRPDAKLMIGLGRNISGEAVLAELNKMPHLLVAGATGSGKSVCVNGIITSILMRAKPHEVKMMMIDPKMVELNVYNGIPHLLAPVVTDPKKASQALKKVVNEMERRYELFSHTGTRNIEGYNDYIKRMNASEEAKQPELPYIIVIVDELADLMMVASSDVEDSITRLSQMARAAGIHLIIATQRPSVDVITGVIKANIPSRIAFSVSSQTDSRTILDMGGAEKLLGRGDMLFLPVGANKPLRVQGAFLSDEEVEKVVDHVITQQKAQYQEEMIPEETSETLSEVTDDLYDEAVALVVSMQTASVSMLQRRFRIGYTRAARLIDAMEERGVVGPYEGSKPREVLMSKEQYEELSS
- the rnjB gene encoding ribonuclease J2, giving the protein MKKNTEAIRIIALGGVGEIGKNLYVIEIDSDIFVVDAGLMHPENEMLGIDVVIPDISYLIERADRVKAIFLTHGHEENIGGVFYCLNKLSVPVYGTKLTLALLKETLKQYGSNKKADLREVHSKSVITFESTKVSFFRTNHSIPDSVGVSFKTSLGSIVCTGDFKFDQTPVLNQTSDIGEIAKIGNSGVLCLLSDSANAEKPGYTPSEAVVGGEISDVMYNAENRVIIAAFASNFNRIQQVIDAALQNGRKLAVSGKNISSILQLAIKLGYVTADEDMFIPVQEVKKHPKKEVAILTGDNHGEPLAALTRIAKQGHKQLDIEEGDTVLIASSPVPGQELVYSKAVDLLTRAGAQVVFAQKRVHVSGHGCQEELKLMLNLLKPKYLIPVNGEYRMQKAHSKLAEEIGMKRSDIFLVEKGDVVEFRGQNVKIGDKVQSGNILIDGLGVGDIGNIVLRDRRLLSQDGILIVVITLDKKKKHLVSGPEIITRGFVYVRESEELIVEATELVREIVKESTENAVVEWSALKQTMRDALNQFLYERTKRKPMIIPIIMEV
- a CDS encoding ClpP family protease — translated: MDSNPIQNGDGQGEQPAKQDGKDNLVNKIQQLGQTSLPQMGQDSNIHCLTIIGQIEGHVQLPPQNKTTKYEHVIPQIVAVEQNPKIEGLLIILNTVGGDVEAGLAIAEMLASLSKPTVSIVLGGGHSIGVPIAVSCDHSYIAETATMTIHPVRLTGLVIGVPQTFEYLDKMQERVVNFVTSHSNISEDKFKELMFSKGNLTRDIGTNVVGKDAVEYGLIDEAGGVGQAINKLNELIEQNSGGEERMIQ
- the dapA gene encoding 4-hydroxy-tetrahydrodipicolinate synthase, which gives rise to MNFGNIATAMVTPFDKNENVDFQKLSKLIDYLLNNGTDSLVVAGTTGESPTLSEEEKVALFQHSVKEAAGRAPIIAGTGSNNTKASIKLTKKAEEAGVDAVMLVVPYYNKPSQEGMYRHFKAIAEETSLPVMLYNVPGRTMASLAPETTIRLAEIPNIVAIKEASGDLDAITKIVAETPDDFAVYSGDDSLTLPALSVGARGIVSVASHIIGPEMQEMMKHYIDGNAKEAALLHQKLLPLMKGLFAAPNPSPLKTALQLKGLDVGSVRLPLIPLNEEERLHLSSLMNSL
- a CDS encoding YlzJ-like family protein, with amino-acid sequence MILYTTMPQEVIFAGQSEGTNLKHIEVNGIPLLVELNGEEARVVQVLSTNPMDFLKQETAPGQTLKLTFYK